A single genomic interval of Eptesicus fuscus isolate TK198812 chromosome 10, DD_ASM_mEF_20220401, whole genome shotgun sequence harbors:
- the MRPS18B gene encoding 28S ribosomal protein S18b, mitochondrial, translating into MAALVVNKLLRRLPNLSPFRSAYGIQVPLQTLSTEAPLEEDSLPISPYENEPWKYLDSEEYQTRYGSRPVWADYRRNHKGGVPPQKTRKTCIRKDKVAGNPCPICRDHKLHIDFRNVKLLEQFVCAHTGIIFHAPYTGVCMKQHKKLTQAIQKARDHGLLSYHIPQVEPRDLDFSNSHGAVNATPPAPTLVSGDPWYPWYSWKQPPERELSRLRRLYQGHLREESGPPPESMPEGALTAAQASTEHAGPRNPL; encoded by the exons ATGGCGGCCCTCGTGGTGAATAAACTGCTGAGGCGCCTTCCTAATCTTTCGCCCTTCAGGAGTGCCTACGGAATTCAG GTTCCCCTCCAAACGCTTAGCACTGAAGCCCCTCTTGAGGaagattctttgcccatttccCCTTATGAGAATGAACCCTGGAAATACCTGGACTCAGAAG AATACCAGACCCGCTATGGTTCTCGCCCTGTCTGGGCTGACTACCGACGCAACCACAAAGGTGGAGTACCCCCACAGAAGACTCGAAAGACCTGTATT CGTAAAGATAAAGTCGCTGGGAATCCCTGCCCTATCTGCCGGGATCACAAGTTGCACATCGACTTTAGG AACGTGAAGCTCTTGGAACAGTTTGTCTGTGCCCACACGGGCATCATCTTCCATGCGCCATACACAG GCGTCTGTATGAAGCAGCACAAGAAGCTGACCCAGGCCATCCAGAAAGCCAGGGATCACG GTCTCCTCAGTTACCACATTCCCCAGGTTGAACCTCGGGACCTTGACTTCAGTAACTCGCACGGAGCTGTGAATGCGACCCCACCAGCTCCCACTCTGGTTTCAGGGGACCCCTGGTACCCCTGGTACAGCTGGAAACAGCCGCCAGAGAGAGAGCTGTCCCGCCTCCGTCGACTGTACCAAGGCCATCTCCGAGAAGAGAGTGGCCCCCCGCCTGAGTCAATGCCCGAGGGGGCACTCACAGCAGCCCAAGCCTCCACCGAGCACGCTGGCCCCCGGAATCCTCTGTAG
- the LOC103300507 gene encoding non-histone chromosomal protein HMG-14-like: MEGNESLWHAELAGAQVSSAEGAAKEEPKRRSARLSAKPAPAKVEAKPKKVAGKDKSADKKVQTKGKRGAKGKQAEVADQEPKQDLPAENGETKNEERPTSDEAGEKAKSD, encoded by the coding sequence ATGGAAGGGAATGAATCCTTGTGGCACGCAGAGCTGGCAGGAGCCCAGGTCAGCTCTGCGGAGGGGGCTGCCAAGGAGGAGCCGAAGAGGAGGTCGGCCAGGTTGTCAGCCAAACCTGCTCCTGCAAAAGTGGAAGCGAAGCCCAAAAAGGTGGCAGGAAAGGATAAGTCTGCGGACAAAAAAGTGcaaacaaaagggaaaaggggAGCAAAGGGAAAGCAGGCAGAAGTGGCTGACCAGGAACCTAAACAAGATCTACCTGCGGAAAACGGAGAAACTAAAAACGAGGAGAGGCCAACCTCAGATGAAGCAGGAGAAAAAGCCAAGTCTGATTAA